In Mustela nigripes isolate SB6536 chromosome 12, MUSNIG.SB6536, whole genome shotgun sequence, one DNA window encodes the following:
- the LOC132028040 gene encoding mediator of RNA polymerase II transcription subunit 4-like, which yields MAASSSGEKEKERPGGGSGAAGGNSTRERLLSALEDLEVLSRELIEMLAISRNQKLLPPDEENQVLELLIHRDGEFQELMKLAVNQGKIHHEMQVLEKEVEKRDRDIQQLQKQLKEAEQILATAVYQAKEKLKSIEKARKGAISSEEIIKYAHRISASNAVCAPLTWVPGDPRRPYPTYLEMRSGLLGQMNNPSTNGVNGHLPGDALAAGRLPDVLAPQYPWQSNDMSMNMLPPNHSNDFLLEPLGHNKENEDDVEVMSTDSSSSSSDSD from the coding sequence ATGGCGGCGTCTTCaagtggagagaaggagaaagagcggCCGGGAGGCGGTTCTGGAGCGGCCGGCGGTAACAGCACGCGAGAGCGACTGCTGTCTGCCCTGGAAGATCTGGAGGTCTTGTCGAGAGAACTTATAGAAATGTTAGCAATTTCAAGAAACCAAAAGTTATTGCCACCTGATGAGGAAAACCAGGTCCTGGAGTTGTTAATTCACAGAGATGGGGAATTTCAAGAACTGATGAAATTGGCAGTCAATCAGGGAAAAATCCATCATGAAATGCAAGTTTTAGAAAAGGAAGTGGAGAAGAGAGACCGTGATATTCAGCAACTACAAAAACAGCTCAAGGAAGCAGAACAAATACTGGCAACAGCTGTTtaccaagcaaaagaaaaactcaaatcaatagaaaaagcaagaaaaggtgCCATCTCCTCTGAAGAAATAATTAAGTATGCACATAGGATTAGTGCAAGTAATGCTGTATGTGCCCCACTGACCTGGGTTCCAGGGGACCCACGGAGGCCGTACCCAACTTATTTGGAGATGAGAAGTGGATTATTGGGTCAAATGAACAATCCTTCCACTAATGGTGTAAATGGTCATTTACCAGGGGATGCACTTGCAGCAGGCAGATTGCCAGATGTCCTTGCTCCACAATATCCATGGCAGTCAAATGACATGTCAATGAATATGTTACCACCAAATCACAGTAATGACTTTTTGTTGGAACCTCTGGgccataataaagaaaatgaagatgatgtAGAAGTTATGTCAACAGACTCCTCTAGCAGCAGTAGTGACTCTGATTAA